One Cuculus canorus isolate bCucCan1 chromosome 1, bCucCan1.pri, whole genome shotgun sequence DNA segment encodes these proteins:
- the DDX17 gene encoding probable ATP-dependent RNA helicase DDX17 has protein sequence MRGFGDRGRDRDRGGFGASRGGPLPPKKFGNPGERLRKKKWDLSELPKFEKNFYVEHPEVARLTPYEVEELRRKKEITIRGMEGCPKPVFAFHQCGFPQYVMDALMDQNFTEPTPIQCQGFPLALSGRDMVGIAQTGSGKTLAYLLPAIVHINHQPYLERGDGPICLVLAPTRELAQQVQQVADDYGKCSRLKSTCIYGGAPKGPQIRDLERGVEICIATPGRLIDFLEAGKTNLRRCTYLVLDEADRMLDMGFEPQIRKIVDQIRPDRQTLMWSATWPKEVRQLAEDFLQDYVQINVGNLELSANHNILQIVDVCMESEKDHKLIQLMEEIMAEKENKTIIFVETKRRCDDLTRRMRRDGWPAMCIHGDKSQPERDWVLNEFRSGKAPILIATDVASRGLDVEDVKFVINYDYPNSSEDYVHRIGRTARSTNKGTAYTFFTPGNLKQARELIKVLEEANQAINPKLMQLVDHRGGGGGGGGGRSRYRTSSSVNNPNLMYQEECDRRLRGVKEGRRDSGAFRDRERAGDSYANGANKTYGSAYGSPNSAFGAAQSQYGYAQGSYGAAAYGTSGYGTAEYSASGYGASTTAATAGRTSQSTTQQQYAGMVGRSGQQPQPLMSQQFPQPPGTNVMGYMGQTATYQYPPPPPPPPPTRK, from the exons GTTTGGAGCAAGTCGTGGAGGTCCTCTTCCTCCAAAGAAATTTGGTAATCCGGGGGAACGTTTACGTAAGAAAAAATGGGATTTAAGTGAGCTGCCCAAGTTTGAGAAGAATTTTTACGTGGAGCATCCCGAAGTGGCCAGGCTTACTCCA TATGAAGTTGAAGaattgagaagaaagaaagagataacAATCCGAGGGATGGAGGGCTGCCCCAAGCCTGTGTTTGCCTTCCACCAGTGTGGCTTTCCAC AGTATGTGATGGATGCCTTGATGGACCAGAACTTCACAGAACCAACTCCAATTCAGTGCCAAGGCTTTCCACTGGCCCTCAGTGGTCGTGATATGGTGGGCATTGCGCAGACTGGCTCTGGGAAGACACTAGCA TACTTGTTGCCCGCGATTGTTCACATCAACCACCAGCCATATTTGGAGAGAGGGGATGGGCCAATT TGTCTGGTTCTAGCGCCGACAAGAGAGTTGGCCCAGCAAGTGCAGCAGGTGGCTGATGATTATGGCAAATGTTCAAGACTGAAGAGTACCTGCATATATGGAGGAGCACCCAAAGGTCCCCAGATCAGAGATCTAGAAAGAG GTGTGGAGATCTGCATTGCTACACCAGGTCGCTTGATTGACTTCCTTGAGGCAGGAAAGACCAACCTGCGTCGGTGTACGTACCTGGTGCTTGATGAAGCAGACAGGATGTTGGACATGGGATTTGAACCCCAAATTCGTAAAATTGTTGACCAGATAAGG cCTGACAGGCAGACTCTGATGTGGAGTGCCACCTGGCCAAAAGAAGTGCGCCAGCTTGCTGAGGACTTCCTGCAGGACTATGTTCAGATCAATGTGGGAAACTTGGAGCTGAGCGCCAACCACAATATCCTGCAGATAGTGGATGTATGCATGGAAAGCGAGAAAGACCACAA ACTGATACAGCTGATGGAGGAAATcatggcagagaaggaaaacaagactATCATCTTTGTGGAGACAAAGAGGCGATGTGATGATCTCACTCGAAGGATGCGCAGAGATGG CTGGCCAGCCATGTGTATCCATGGAGACAAGAGTCAGCCAGAAAGAGACTGGGTGCTTAATG aGTTTCGTTCTGGAAAGGCTCCTATCCTCATTGCTACCGACGTTGCATCTCGTGGGCTAG ACGTGGAAGATGTTAAATTTGTGATAAACTACGACTATCCGAACAGCTCCGAAGATTATGTGCACCGCATTGGCCGTACGGCACGTAGTACCAACAAAGGTACTGCCTACACCTTCTTCACACCAGGAAACCTGAAACAAGCCAGGGAGCTTATCAAAGTGTTGGAAGAAGCCAATCAAGCCATCAATCCAAAACTGATGCAGCTTGTGGACCACAGAGGAGGAggcggtggtggtggag GAGGTCGTTCTCGTTACCGAACGAGCAGTTCGGTAAACAACCCTAACCTGATGTACCAGGAAGAGTGTGACAGGAGGCTCCGGGGAGTGAAAGAGGGCCGGAGAGACTCAGGTGCCTTCAGAGACCGTGAGCGTGCTGGTGACAGTTATGCCAACGGAGCCAACAAGACCTATGGCAGTGCCTACGGGAgcccaaattctgcttttgggGCAGCACAGAGCCAGTATGGTTACGCTCAAGGGAGCTATGGAGCAGCTGCCTATGGCACGAGTGGCTATGGCACTGCAGAGTACAGTGCTAGTGGCTATGGTGCCAGCACCACAGCTGCCACCGCTGGGAGAACCTCACAGAGCACTACCCAACAGCAGTATGCAGGGATGGTGGGGCGCTCAGGCCAGCAGCCACAGCCGCTCATGTCACAACAGTTTCCGCAGCCCCCTGGCACTAACGTGATGGGCTATATGGGACAGACTGCCACCTACCAGtacccccctcctcccccaccccctccccccacacGCAAGTGA